A genome region from Bacillus paramycoides includes the following:
- a CDS encoding zonular occludens toxin domain-containing protein, which yields MYVYTFTGFMGNGKTLGMVLFAKMYQQKTGCTLYSNFGVKGSKPFTSFKDFLKIAQEPSTILLLDECHLDIDSRNSLSNASKYFSHIAFFLRKMRCTLMLTTPLFSNVDSRFREITYVYVPVRKDKNYFYYPIVDYQDDRLLKTMKMKKENAFELAKGAFETHSMVTPLEYPANKAEFDSLLVDLKKTNDLYYETLDKLKMLRQLKQAI from the coding sequence ATGTATGTTTACACATTTACAGGTTTCATGGGAAACGGTAAAACGTTAGGAATGGTTTTGTTTGCTAAGATGTACCAACAGAAAACAGGGTGTACATTGTATTCTAACTTTGGTGTAAAAGGTTCTAAGCCTTTCACATCGTTTAAAGACTTCCTAAAGATTGCTCAAGAGCCTTCTACCATTTTGTTATTAGATGAGTGTCATTTGGATATAGACAGCCGAAACTCGTTGTCTAATGCATCTAAGTACTTTTCTCATATTGCTTTCTTCTTACGGAAAATGCGTTGTACATTGATGCTTACAACTCCATTATTTAGTAACGTGGATAGTCGTTTTAGAGAGATTACATATGTATATGTTCCGGTAAGAAAAGATAAAAATTATTTTTATTATCCAATAGTAGATTATCAAGATGATAGATTGCTAAAAACAATGAAAATGAAAAAAGAGAATGCTTTTGAATTGGCAAAAGGTGCGTTTGAAACTCATTCAATGGTAACTCCGTTGGAATATCCAGCAAATAAGGCTGAGTTTGATAGTTTATTAGTTGATTTGAAGAAAACGAACGATTTATATTATGAAACACTCGACAAACTAAAGATGTTGAGACAGTTGAAACAAGCGATATAA
- a CDS encoding RNA-binding protein: MDLSINDVLQLVYIPLMLALPFYIAFFMLRALRRMFDCGSYKGSSSFNGSNRKNNYNPTVNLNKSSNLRSSSSVSKSSSNSNTDYLLNTALITSSSYDYDSSSSSSCGSSSSYDSSSSSSYDSSSSCDSGGW; this comes from the coding sequence ATGGATTTATCTATAAATGATGTATTACAACTTGTGTATATTCCGTTAATGCTTGCATTACCTTTTTATATTGCCTTTTTTATGTTAAGGGCGTTGAGAAGAATGTTTGATTGTGGTAGCTATAAGGGTTCTAGTAGTTTTAATGGTTCTAATAGAAAAAACAATTATAATCCAACAGTTAATTTAAATAAAAGTAGTAATTTGAGAAGTAGTTCTAGTGTTTCGAAAAGTTCTAGTAATTCTAATACAGATTATTTGTTGAATACGGCTTTGATTACGTCTTCTTCATATGATTATGATTCAAGTTCTAGTTCCTCATGTGGTTCAAGCTCTTCATATGATTCGAGTTCTAGTTCTTCGTATGATTCAAGTTCCAGTTGTGATTCTGGTGGATGGTGA